A portion of the Mustela erminea isolate mMusErm1 chromosome 19, mMusErm1.Pri, whole genome shotgun sequence genome contains these proteins:
- the LOC116579579 gene encoding galectin-7-like isoform X1: MAGSSNVPHKTSLPEGIRVGTVMRIRGVIPEKAGRFYVNLLCSEAPGSEAALHFNPRLDQSTVVFNTLEQGTWGQEERGSGIPFQHGQPFEVFLIATEEGFKAVVGDSEYHHFRYRIPPARVRLLEVGGDLQLDSVKIF, translated from the exons ATGGCAGGGAGTTCT AACGTGCCCCACAAGACCTCGCTTCCTGAGGGCATCCGAGTAGGAACTGTTATGAGGATCCGTGGTGTCATCCCAGAAAAGGCTGGCAG GTTCTATGTGAACCTGCTGTGCAGCGAGGCCCCAGGGAGTGAGGCCGCCCTGCATTTCAATCCCCGCCTGGATCAATCCACGGTGGTCTTCAACACCCtggagcagggcacctggggccAAGAGGAGCGCGGCTCAGGCATTCCCTTCCAGCACGGGCAGCCTTTCGAAGTGTTCCTTATTGCCACGGAAGAAGGCTTCAAG GCGGTGGTCGGCGACTCGGAGTACCACCACTTCCGCTACCGGATCCCGCCGGCGCGCGTGCGCCTCTTGGAGGTGGGCGGGGACCTGCAGCTGGATTCCGTGAAGATCTTctga
- the LOC116579579 gene encoding galectin-7-like isoform X3 yields MCPGNLADPRFYVNLLCSEAPGSEAALHFNPRLDQSTVVFNTLEQGTWGQEERGSGIPFQHGQPFEVFLIATEEGFKAVVGDSEYHHFRYRIPPARVRLLEVGGDLQLDSVKIF; encoded by the exons ATGTGTCCTGGGAATCTGGCGGATCCAAG GTTCTATGTGAACCTGCTGTGCAGCGAGGCCCCAGGGAGTGAGGCCGCCCTGCATTTCAATCCCCGCCTGGATCAATCCACGGTGGTCTTCAACACCCtggagcagggcacctggggccAAGAGGAGCGCGGCTCAGGCATTCCCTTCCAGCACGGGCAGCCTTTCGAAGTGTTCCTTATTGCCACGGAAGAAGGCTTCAAG GCGGTGGTCGGCGACTCGGAGTACCACCACTTCCGCTACCGGATCCCGCCGGCGCGCGTGCGCCTCTTGGAGGTGGGCGGGGACCTGCAGCTGGATTCCGTGAAGATCTTctga
- the LOC116579579 gene encoding galectin-7-like isoform X2: MRIRGVIPEKAGRFYVNLLCSEAPGSEAALHFNPRLDQSTVVFNTLEQGTWGQEERGSGIPFQHGQPFEVFLIATEEGFKAVVGDSEYHHFRYRIPPARVRLLEVGGDLQLDSVKIF; encoded by the exons ATGAGGATCCGTGGTGTCATCCCAGAAAAGGCTGGCAG GTTCTATGTGAACCTGCTGTGCAGCGAGGCCCCAGGGAGTGAGGCCGCCCTGCATTTCAATCCCCGCCTGGATCAATCCACGGTGGTCTTCAACACCCtggagcagggcacctggggccAAGAGGAGCGCGGCTCAGGCATTCCCTTCCAGCACGGGCAGCCTTTCGAAGTGTTCCTTATTGCCACGGAAGAAGGCTTCAAG GCGGTGGTCGGCGACTCGGAGTACCACCACTTCCGCTACCGGATCCCGCCGGCGCGCGTGCGCCTCTTGGAGGTGGGCGGGGACCTGCAGCTGGATTCCGTGAAGATCTTctga
- the LOC116580196 gene encoding galectin-7-like, translated as MAGSSNVPHKTSLPEGIRVGTVMRIRGVIPEKAGRFYVNLLCSEAPGSEAALHFNPRLDESAVVFNTLEQGTWGREERGSGIPFQHGQPFDVLLIATEEGFKAVVGDSEYHHFRYRIPPARVRLLEVGGDLQLDSVKIF; from the exons ATGGCAGGGAGTTCT AACGTGCCCCACAAGACCTCGCTTCCTGAGGGCATCCGAGTGGGAACTGTTATGAGGATCCGTGGTGTCATCCCAGAAAAGGCTGGCAG GTTCTATGTGAACCTGCTGTGCAGCGAGGCCCCAGGGAGTGAGGCCGCCCTTCACTTCAATCCGCGCCTTGATGAGTCCGCTGTGGTCTTCAACACATTGGAGCAGGGCACTTGGGGCCGAGAGGAGCGCGGCTCAGGAATTCCCTTCCAGCACGGGCAACCTTTCGATGTGCTCCTCATTGCCACGGAAGAAGGCTTCAAG GCGGTGGTCGGCGACTCGGAGTACCACCACTTCCGCTACCGGATCCCGCCGGCGCGCGTGCGCCTCTTGGAGGTGGGCGGGGACTTGCAGCTGGATTCCGTGAAGATCTTctga